In Janthinobacterium rivuli, a single genomic region encodes these proteins:
- a CDS encoding type II secretion system F family protein, translating to MSGMSAAQLALLGLLFLIVFALAVLVLRLFAGSAVQERLQALGDAAAGDRERHARRRWVAHAVSLTRPLARLSLPDEGWERSPIRSRFVHAGWRSQAAPALFYAAKTGLFVGLPLLLYFLLRQGGHNMPLWLLAAAALGYYLPNVWLSHCLKQRQREVFETFPDALDLMTVCVEAGLAMDAALARVAQEIGLKSAVLAEELQLVTLELRAGSAKDKALRNLALRTGVEDVDALVTLLIQAERFGTSIAASLRVQSDQLRTKRRQRAEETAARIALKLLFPLIFFIFPSLMVVLMGPAFLQIYRVLLPAMRGN from the coding sequence ATGAGCGGCATGAGTGCGGCGCAGTTGGCTTTGCTGGGCCTGCTGTTCCTGATTGTTTTCGCGCTGGCCGTGCTGGTGCTGCGCCTGTTCGCCGGCAGCGCCGTGCAGGAGCGGCTGCAGGCGCTCGGCGATGCCGCCGCCGGCGACCGCGAGCGCCATGCCAGGCGGCGCTGGGTGGCGCACGCCGTCAGCCTGACCCGCCCGCTGGCCAGGCTGTCGCTGCCGGACGAGGGCTGGGAACGTTCGCCCATCCGCAGCCGCTTTGTGCATGCAGGCTGGCGCAGCCAGGCCGCGCCGGCCCTGTTTTATGCGGCCAAGACGGGCCTGTTCGTGGGCTTGCCGCTGCTGCTGTATTTTCTGCTGCGCCAAGGCGGGCACAATATGCCGTTGTGGCTGCTCGCGGCGGCGGCCCTCGGCTATTACCTGCCCAATGTCTGGCTGTCGCACTGCCTGAAACAGCGTCAGCGCGAAGTGTTCGAAACCTTTCCCGATGCGCTCGACCTGATGACGGTGTGCGTCGAGGCGGGGTTGGCGATGGATGCGGCGCTGGCGCGCGTGGCGCAGGAAATCGGCCTGAAAAGCGCGGTCCTGGCCGAAGAGCTGCAACTGGTGACGCTGGAGTTGCGCGCCGGCAGCGCCAAGGACAAGGCCTTGCGCAACCTGGCTCTGCGCACGGGCGTGGAAGACGTCGATGCGCTGGTGACCTTGCTGATCCAGGCCGAGCGCTTCGGCACGAGCATCGCCGCGTCGCTGCGCGTGCAATCCGACCAGCTGCGCACCAAGCGGCGTCAGCGCGCCGAAGAAACGGCGGCCAGGATTGCCCTCAAGCTGCTGTTCCCGCTGATCTTTTTCATCTTCCCGTCGCTGATGGTCGTGCTGATGGGCCCGGCGTTCCTGCAGATTTACCGCGTGCTGCTGCCGGCCATGCGCGGCAATTGA
- a CDS encoding inositol monophosphatase family protein, whose translation MLNTAIKAARRGAAVINRASFDLDRVVVTEKQHNDFVTDVDQAAEQAIIEVLSKAYPDHAFLAEESGASANSHDENEYQWIIDPIDGTTNFIHGFPQYCISIALAHRGVVTQAVIYDPVRNDLFTATKGAGAYLNEKRIRVTKLDRISNALLGTGYVAGSARALDEYLKMYAIMGERSQGVRRAGSAALDLAYVACGRLDGFYEKGLKPWDIAAGALMITESGGIVGEFSGESDYLYKGDVIAASPKIFGQMITLLTPFA comes from the coding sequence ATGCTCAACACGGCGATCAAAGCCGCCCGCCGCGGCGCCGCCGTCATCAATCGCGCCTCTTTTGACCTCGACCGCGTCGTCGTCACGGAAAAACAACATAACGATTTCGTCACCGACGTCGATCAGGCGGCCGAACAAGCCATCATCGAGGTGCTGTCCAAAGCCTACCCGGACCACGCGTTCCTGGCTGAGGAATCGGGAGCTTCCGCCAACTCGCACGACGAGAATGAATATCAGTGGATCATCGACCCGATCGATGGCACCACCAACTTTATCCACGGCTTCCCGCAATACTGCATCTCGATCGCTCTCGCGCATCGCGGCGTCGTCACGCAAGCCGTTATCTACGACCCGGTCCGCAACGACCTGTTCACGGCCACCAAGGGCGCTGGCGCCTACCTGAACGAAAAACGCATCCGCGTCACCAAGCTGGACCGCATCTCGAACGCCCTGCTGGGCACCGGCTACGTGGCCGGCAGCGCCCGCGCGCTGGACGAATACCTGAAGATGTACGCGATCATGGGCGAACGCAGCCAGGGCGTGCGCCGCGCCGGTTCGGCCGCGCTGGACCTGGCCTACGTCGCTTGCGGCCGCCTGGACGGCTTCTACGAAAAAGGCTTGAAGCCTTGGGATATCGCCGCCGGCGCCCTGATGATCACGGAATCGGGCGGCATCGTCGGTGAGTTCAGCGGCGAATCGGACTACCTGTACAAGGGCGACGTCATCGCCGCCAGCCCGAAGATCTTTGGCCAGATGATCACGCTGCTGACGCCATTCGCCTGA
- a CDS encoding RNA methyltransferase yields MNLPEINTSLFKRLRFILVETSRPGNIGGVARAMKTMGFSDLVLVNPRFPDALTDAEAVAFASGAQDILSGARIVGSIAEALEGCNYAAAVSARLREFSPPVTAPRAIAAQLAASEELHAAVIFGNERFGLPNEIVEQCNVLINIPANPEYSSLNLSQAAQVVAYECRVAALGDGQAASPVGFHGDAASLAQVDGMYAHLEQALVAIDFLDADNPKKLMPRLKRLFSRTGLETEEVNILRGIARHILAVAKKGP; encoded by the coding sequence ATGAATCTGCCCGAAATCAACACGTCTCTTTTCAAACGCCTGCGATTTATTCTTGTCGAAACTAGTCGACCTGGCAACATTGGCGGCGTCGCGCGCGCCATGAAAACGATGGGTTTTTCCGATCTGGTGCTGGTCAATCCCCGTTTTCCCGACGCCTTGACGGATGCGGAAGCGGTGGCCTTCGCCAGCGGCGCGCAGGATATTTTGTCGGGCGCGCGCATCGTCGGCTCGATCGCTGAGGCGCTCGAAGGCTGCAATTACGCGGCCGCCGTGTCGGCCAGATTGCGCGAATTCTCGCCGCCCGTCACGGCCCCGCGCGCCATCGCGGCCCAGTTGGCGGCCAGCGAAGAGCTGCACGCGGCCGTCATCTTCGGCAACGAGCGCTTCGGCTTGCCCAACGAGATCGTCGAGCAGTGCAATGTGCTGATCAACATTCCCGCCAATCCCGAGTATTCTTCGCTGAACCTGTCGCAGGCGGCGCAAGTGGTGGCTTATGAATGCCGCGTGGCGGCCCTCGGCGATGGGCAAGCCGCCAGTCCCGTCGGTTTCCATGGCGACGCGGCCAGCCTGGCGCAGGTCGACGGCATGTATGCGCATCTGGAACAGGCGCTGGTCGCCATCGATTTCCTCGACGCCGACAATCCGAAAAAGCTCATGCCGCGCCTGAAACGCCTGTTCTCGCGCACGGGGCTGGAAACGGAAGAAGTCAACATCCTGCGCGGCATCGCGCGGCATATCCTGGCGGTAGCCAAAAAAGGCCCATGA
- a CDS encoding LysR substrate-binding domain-containing protein, with translation MIETRLLRQFIAVAEELNFRRAAERLHMAQPPLSQAILRLEDLLGYPVFERTNRKVALTPAGSTFLATARQVLASLEEGVAAARRVAQGVEGHLRLSFIHITPYAHVLDALRAFRAASPAVQFTLREASTQQQVEWLEKNEVDIALLRAPGRSTPLLRFERLSGEDIVVALPLNHRCAGQARVDLAELAGDDFVASPRELGQGFHGQLASLCLHAGFVPHVAQQARRLQTVLGLVAAGFGVALLPASLAASRPAGVVMLPLASSAPEALRQLDLYMAWDPQRTSPVRERLLAQLRLSASH, from the coding sequence ATGATAGAGACCCGGCTGCTGCGCCAGTTCATCGCCGTCGCCGAGGAACTGAACTTTCGCCGCGCGGCCGAACGGCTGCACATGGCGCAGCCGCCGCTGTCGCAGGCGATACTGCGGCTGGAAGACTTGCTCGGCTACCCTGTATTCGAGCGCACGAACCGCAAGGTTGCCTTGACGCCCGCCGGCAGCACGTTTCTGGCCACGGCGCGCCAGGTGCTGGCCAGCCTGGAAGAGGGCGTGGCCGCTGCGCGCCGCGTGGCGCAGGGCGTCGAGGGGCACTTGCGGCTGAGTTTCATCCACATCACGCCCTACGCCCACGTGCTCGATGCCTTGCGCGCTTTCCGCGCCGCCTCGCCCGCCGTGCAATTCACCTTGCGCGAAGCGTCGACGCAGCAGCAGGTCGAGTGGCTGGAAAAGAACGAGGTCGATATCGCCCTGCTGCGCGCACCGGGCCGCAGCACGCCGCTCTTGCGCTTCGAGCGCCTGTCCGGCGAAGACATCGTCGTGGCGCTGCCCTTGAACCACCGCTGCGCGGGCCAGGCGCGGGTGGACCTGGCGGAGCTGGCCGGTGATGATTTCGTCGCTTCGCCGCGCGAACTGGGCCAGGGTTTCCATGGCCAGCTGGCCAGCCTGTGCCTGCACGCGGGTTTTGTGCCGCACGTGGCGCAGCAGGCGCGCCGCTTGCAAACGGTGCTGGGACTGGTGGCGGCCGGCTTCGGCGTGGCCCTGCTGCCGGCCAGCCTGGCGGCATCCAGGCCTGCCGGCGTCGTCATGCTGCCGCTGGCAAGCAGCGCGCCCGAAGCGCTGCGCCAGCTCGACCTGTACATGGCGTGGGATCCGCAGCGCACGTCGCCCGTGCGCGAGCGGCTGCTGGCGCAGTTGCGGCTGTCTGCCTCGCATTGA
- a CDS encoding MFS transporter, with amino-acid sequence MSTMSSRTVLPSATLPFSIYLLSLCSFAFGLSEFIAAGLLSPMARDLHASVAAAGGAIAAYALGAAIGAPILTAMLARRPTRQVLVATMLVLAVGSVAMAAAPALGALLGVRFTVGLAHGVFMAVASHAATSLVDPSRAGRALSVVWLGLTLALAGGVPLGTWLGAVSSWRWVFAAIGVLALCGGAGLCCAMPAARQQLAAVSALASLRAILQPPLLMAAGVAALVSVATFSFFTYVSPFLLQLGGLDAGWLGAAMLCFGACAIGGNLLGGWCADRPHALRSTVLTLAALALNLLGFYMLRAQPLAMLALCGTLGLLFFALVTLSTMRLLRLAQQHCPASDAVAAGLNIAAFNAGTAVGGALGGALIVAFGLPSIAIGGALAALLAVLLLWFQSRKLDSAL; translated from the coding sequence ATGTCCACCATGTCCTCGCGCACAGTGCTGCCGTCCGCCACGCTGCCATTCTCCATTTATCTGCTCTCCCTGTGCAGCTTCGCCTTTGGTTTATCTGAATTCATCGCCGCCGGCCTGCTGTCTCCCATGGCGCGCGACTTGCACGCCAGCGTGGCGGCGGCCGGCGGCGCCATTGCCGCGTATGCGCTGGGGGCGGCCATCGGTGCGCCGATCCTGACGGCCATGCTGGCGCGCCGGCCCACGCGCCAGGTGCTGGTGGCCACCATGCTCGTGCTGGCCGTTGGCAGCGTGGCCATGGCGGCGGCGCCTGCACTGGGCGCGCTGCTCGGTGTGCGCTTTACCGTGGGCCTCGCGCATGGCGTGTTCATGGCCGTCGCCTCGCATGCGGCCACCAGCCTGGTCGACCCGTCGCGCGCAGGAAGAGCGTTGTCCGTCGTCTGGCTGGGCCTGACCCTGGCGCTGGCCGGCGGCGTTCCGCTGGGGACGTGGCTGGGCGCCGTCTCGTCGTGGCGCTGGGTATTTGCGGCCATCGGCGTGCTGGCCTTGTGCGGCGGCGCCGGCTTGTGCTGCGCCATGCCCGCCGCGCGCCAGCAGCTTGCCGCCGTATCGGCGCTGGCCAGCCTGCGCGCCATCTTGCAGCCACCCCTGCTGATGGCGGCCGGCGTGGCTGCGCTGGTCAGCGTGGCTACGTTCAGTTTCTTTACGTATGTGTCGCCCTTCCTGCTGCAGCTGGGCGGACTCGATGCGGGCTGGCTGGGCGCCGCCATGCTGTGCTTTGGCGCGTGCGCCATCGGCGGCAACCTGCTGGGCGGCTGGTGCGCCGATCGTCCCCATGCGCTGCGATCCACCGTGCTGACCCTGGCCGCGCTGGCGCTCAATTTGCTGGGCTTTTATATGTTGCGCGCCCAGCCCCTGGCCATGCTGGCCCTGTGCGGCACCCTGGGCTTGCTGTTCTTTGCCCTCGTCACCCTGTCGACCATGCGGCTGCTACGCCTGGCGCAGCAGCATTGCCCGGCCAGCGACGCCGTGGCGGCGGGCTTGAATATCGCCGCCTTCAATGCGGGTACGGCCGTTGGAGGAGCGCTCGGCGGTGCGCTGATCGTCGCCTTTGGCTTGCCCAGCATCGCCATCGGCGGCGCGCTGGCGGCGCTGCTGGCCGTGCTGCTGCTGTGGTTTCAGTCGCGCAAACTAGACTCTGCGCTCTAG
- a CDS encoding GMC family oxidoreductase — protein MSTSPIPDPIAIGVAAGWNVTDASTLSADRSFEADVVVIGSGAGGGVTAEILALAGLKVLIVEEGGLKSSQDFKMREAQAYPALYQESAARKTRDKAINILQGRTVGGSTTVNWTSSFRTPPGTLEYWRKHFGLSGYGVDAMAPWFAMMEKRLHVSDWAAPPNENNDLLRRGAQALGIPTAAIRRNVNGCWNLGYCGMGCPTNAKQSMLVTTIPSALALGAGLLVHARAERFTFKGERVDSLQVTALDAAGQVPTGVRLTLRAKHFVLAGGAINSPALLLRSQAPDPHGLLGRRTFLHPTVVSAGLFPQRVDAYAGAPQTIYSDHFLHTAPIDGPIGYKLEAPPLHPLLMATTMGGFGDEHARTMREFPHAHALLALLRDGFHHDAAGGSVSIDSFGAPVLDYPLTPFIWDGVRRALLSMAEIQFAAGARSVYPVHEMASHYTSWAQAKQAIGDLPMKALLARVVSAHVMGGCTMSDDVRLGVTASDGRYHGVRNLSVHDGSLFPTSIGANPQLTIYALAARLASGLAQALTGKPAPVPVPATA, from the coding sequence ATGAGCACATCTCCCATTCCTGACCCCATCGCCATCGGTGTGGCCGCCGGCTGGAACGTCACGGACGCCAGTACATTGAGCGCCGACCGCAGCTTCGAGGCCGATGTCGTCGTCATCGGCAGCGGCGCCGGCGGCGGCGTGACGGCGGAAATCCTCGCGCTGGCCGGCTTGAAAGTGCTGATCGTCGAGGAGGGCGGCCTGAAGTCCTCGCAAGACTTCAAGATGCGCGAAGCGCAGGCTTATCCTGCCCTGTACCAGGAATCGGCCGCCCGCAAGACGCGCGACAAGGCGATCAATATCCTGCAGGGGCGCACCGTCGGCGGTTCGACCACCGTCAACTGGACGTCGAGCTTCCGCACGCCGCCCGGCACCCTCGAATACTGGCGCAAGCATTTCGGCTTGTCCGGCTATGGCGTCGATGCCATGGCGCCGTGGTTCGCCATGATGGAAAAGCGCCTGCACGTGAGCGACTGGGCCGCGCCGCCGAATGAAAACAACGACTTGTTACGCCGTGGCGCGCAGGCGCTGGGCATACCCACGGCCGCCATCCGGCGCAACGTGAACGGTTGCTGGAACCTCGGCTACTGCGGCATGGGCTGCCCGACCAACGCCAAGCAGTCGATGCTGGTGACGACGATCCCGTCGGCGCTGGCGCTGGGCGCGGGCCTGCTCGTGCATGCGCGCGCCGAGCGCTTTACCTTCAAGGGCGAGCGCGTCGACAGCTTGCAGGTGACGGCGCTCGACGCCGCCGGGCAAGTGCCGACGGGCGTGCGCCTGACGCTGCGCGCCAAGCACTTTGTGCTGGCCGGCGGCGCCATCAACTCGCCGGCGCTGCTGTTGCGCTCGCAGGCGCCCGACCCGCACGGCTTGCTGGGCCGGCGCACCTTTTTGCATCCGACGGTGGTCTCGGCGGGTCTGTTCCCGCAGAGGGTCGACGCCTATGCGGGCGCGCCGCAGACGATTTATTCCGACCATTTCCTGCATACGGCGCCCATCGATGGCCCCATCGGCTACAAGCTCGAAGCGCCGCCGTTGCACCCGCTGCTGATGGCCACCACCATGGGCGGTTTCGGCGATGAACATGCGCGCACGATGCGCGAATTCCCCCATGCGCACGCCTTGCTGGCCCTGCTGCGCGACGGTTTTCACCATGATGCGGCGGGCGGCAGCGTCTCCATCGACAGCTTCGGCGCGCCCGTGCTCGACTATCCGCTCACGCCGTTTATCTGGGATGGCGTGCGGCGTGCGCTGCTGTCGATGGCGGAAATCCAGTTCGCGGCTGGCGCCAGGAGCGTCTATCCCGTGCACGAAATGGCCAGCCACTACACGAGCTGGGCGCAGGCGAAACAGGCCATCGGCGATTTGCCGATGAAGGCCTTGCTGGCGCGCGTGGTGTCGGCCCACGTGATGGGCGGCTGCACCATGTCGGACGATGTGCGCCTGGGCGTGACGGCGAGCGATGGCCGCTATCACGGCGTGCGCAACCTGTCCGTGCACGACGGCTCGCTGTTCCCCACCTCGATAGGCGCCAATCCGCAGCTGACGATTTACGCGCTGGCCGCGCGCCTGGCCAGCGGCCTGGCGCAAGCGCTGACGGGCAAGCCGGCGCCCGTGCCCGTTCCGGCGACGGCATGA
- a CDS encoding esterase/lipase family protein — protein MIARILKWLMLLQVLAVLGVAYLAMHAWGVASPLLAVLLALATLLAVRALVVARNFWESRRLGSPVPPEYQLGAMGAARLFSGELRATLWTSSWGMLRPRLHAADSIPGQGLPVLLVHGYVCNGGYWTKLSGQLARAGIVHKAIDLEPINGDIEAFVPQVEQAITELCTRTGSDRVILVAHSMGGLVARAWLRRHGAARVARIITIGTPHHGTALANLAAGTNARQMSRIDGAPSGWLAQLAASETAETRALITSIYSHHDNIVAPQASAQLPGARNLAFGGIGHVALASDARVLRQLLEEITIKNEVAQPPSTPHFA, from the coding sequence ATGATCGCGCGCATCCTCAAGTGGCTGATGCTGCTGCAAGTGCTGGCCGTGCTGGGCGTGGCTTACCTGGCCATGCACGCGTGGGGCGTCGCGTCGCCGCTGCTGGCCGTGCTGCTGGCGCTGGCCACGCTGCTGGCCGTGCGCGCGCTGGTCGTCGCGCGCAACTTTTGGGAAAGCCGGCGCCTGGGCAGCCCCGTGCCGCCTGAATACCAGCTGGGCGCCATGGGCGCCGCGCGCCTGTTTTCCGGCGAACTGCGCGCCACCCTGTGGACGTCGTCGTGGGGCATGCTGCGTCCGCGCCTGCATGCGGCCGACAGCATCCCCGGCCAGGGCCTGCCGGTGCTGCTGGTGCACGGCTATGTGTGCAACGGCGGCTACTGGACAAAGCTGAGCGGGCAACTGGCACGGGCCGGTATCGTGCACAAGGCGATCGATCTGGAACCGATCAACGGCGACATCGAGGCGTTCGTGCCGCAGGTCGAGCAAGCCATCACCGAGCTGTGCACCCGCACGGGCAGCGACCGCGTGATTCTTGTCGCCCACAGCATGGGTGGCCTGGTGGCGCGCGCCTGGCTGCGCCGGCATGGCGCGGCCCGCGTGGCCCGCATCATCACCATCGGCACGCCGCACCACGGCACGGCGCTGGCCAACCTGGCGGCGGGGACGAATGCGCGGCAGATGAGCCGTATCGATGGCGCGCCGAGCGGCTGGCTGGCGCAACTGGCCGCCAGCGAGACGGCAGAGACGCGCGCCCTGATCACGTCGATCTATTCGCATCACGACAATATCGTCGCGCCGCAAGCGTCCGCACAGCTGCCCGGCGCGCGCAATCTCGCCTTCGGCGGCATCGGCCACGTGGCGCTGGCCAGCGATGCGCGCGTGCTGCGCCAGCTGCTGGAAGAAATCACTATCAAGAACGAAGTCGCCCAACCCCCATCTACTCCCCATTTTGCCTGA